One window from the genome of Acinetobacter lanii encodes:
- a CDS encoding diguanylate cyclase produces the protein MDKEYIAQLTEQWMGICEEYSATDLSAAFELIKRHSPEFVSEFYKLMMAEQNASCFLTDEMVQSRLRSTLNTWLLDSFEVPFKQNFEDIVKKQLVAGEVHSRIGVPSWLIMHGMRQIKKKVMQFLKQDQVENALAVADYIVQILCFASEIMCRTYEAKVEVHNDVKHSYRLFSAMQDVAVQKDKQRGSLLDWENELMYKVFSDNTAIIHSKLSKSEFGLWFIHKAAYAFSSSDQVEVIVDLIHKVDDLNDQIIGEQNRSDALTYIQRIREKNRQILLLIEQLFQVAEYINSGNDSLTQLLNRRYLSTIVSREINLARKSQSSLTLLAIDADFFKKINDRWGHGAGDQALQMLADVIIENTRGSDYAFRIGGEEFLLLLVDTELSQAEVIAERIRRRVEESTVSANGGIHFSFTVSIGIAKYNGHPDYQRFLDAADTALYAAKHQGRNNVYSV, from the coding sequence ATGGATAAAGAATATATTGCTCAGTTGACCGAGCAATGGATGGGGATTTGTGAGGAATATTCTGCAACTGATTTAAGCGCTGCCTTTGAACTGATTAAACGTCATTCACCTGAATTTGTGAGTGAGTTTTATAAACTGATGATGGCCGAACAAAACGCATCTTGTTTTCTCACCGATGAAATGGTGCAAAGTCGGTTACGTTCGACGTTGAATACGTGGCTACTCGATAGTTTTGAAGTGCCGTTTAAACAAAATTTTGAAGATATTGTAAAAAAACAACTGGTCGCGGGTGAAGTGCACTCACGTATTGGCGTACCTTCATGGCTGATCATGCATGGGATGCGTCAAATCAAGAAAAAAGTGATGCAATTTCTTAAGCAAGACCAAGTTGAAAATGCGTTAGCGGTTGCTGATTATATTGTTCAAATTTTATGTTTTGCCTCTGAGATTATGTGCCGTACTTATGAAGCCAAAGTCGAAGTGCATAATGATGTTAAACATTCATACCGATTGTTCTCTGCCATGCAAGATGTCGCGGTGCAGAAAGACAAACAACGCGGTTCATTGCTCGATTGGGAAAATGAGCTGATGTACAAGGTCTTCTCTGACAATACTGCCATCATTCATTCGAAACTGTCTAAATCTGAATTTGGTTTGTGGTTTATTCATAAGGCCGCATATGCCTTTTCAAGTTCAGATCAAGTTGAAGTAATTGTAGATTTGATTCATAAGGTCGATGACCTGAATGATCAGATCATCGGTGAACAAAATCGAAGCGATGCGTTAACCTATATCCAAAGAATTCGTGAAAAAAACCGTCAGATTTTGTTGTTGATTGAGCAGTTGTTCCAAGTCGCTGAATATATCAATTCAGGCAATGACTCACTGACTCAACTGCTAAACCGCCGTTATTTAAGTACCATTGTTTCTCGTGAAATCAATTTAGCCCGCAAGAGCCAGAGCTCCTTAACACTGCTTGCGATTGATGCGGATTTCTTTAAAAAGATCAATGACCGTTGGGGGCATGGGGCAGGCGATCAAGCCTTGCAAATGTTGGCGGATGTCATTATTGAAAATACCCGTGGCAGTGATTATGCGTTCCGTATTGGTGGCGAAGAATTCTTATTGCTTTTGGTGGATACTGAACTGAGTCAAGCTGAAGTGATTGCAGAACGGATTCGTCGTCGCGTTGAAGAATCGACCGTCAGCGCCAATGGTGGGATTCATTTTAGCTTTACTGTGAGTATTGGTATTGCCAAATACAATGGGCATCCAGACTATCAACGCTTCTTGGATGCTGCCGATACCGCTTTATATGCAGCCAAGCATCAAGGGCGTAATAACGTCTATTCAGTTTAA
- a CDS encoding iron-containing redox enzyme family protein: MRLTESIPLIHSSQHTSQTHLAKQDAVPSYAQLFDLFLDPMVSTQLKQQQSTLFLKQQLQQIHFNEQSLPQDIHQIGNFLTTQHDQNCQLFQQYLERRQQGGTREYFYSPSAAYDFLIKVAPVKRVDGSWLYSTTQYAEHPHLHDLILIYLEELGLGSAQANHVCMYNQLLEQLKLSKFVDLLEDAYFYQPAIQLALAYAGQDMLPEIIGFNLGYEQLPLHLLISNYELRELGIDPQYFNVHITIDNAESGHASSALDALYRLAPFYPADEFIERVRKGYALNDCGISSTEVINNIDLKALTLKVMQNKALVGQSIHSDRCQFKGRSINQWLSHPDDVAEFLDLLIEKNWIKLNQDPTESRFWNMIQSADGKMFGVFSSAERQIIYDWISNPAQDPQYAPTSKIKTAISVRSQHSSPPDHLKHFSNLKDQLDIDQLNTQLNQADSYSEKVNILHPYLAPHMHHQTLGLWATRKYTQLLFPQELNTTF; this comes from the coding sequence ATGAGATTGACCGAGAGCATTCCCCTTATCCATTCGAGTCAGCACACTTCTCAAACTCATTTAGCCAAGCAAGATGCCGTACCGAGCTATGCTCAGTTATTTGATTTATTTTTAGACCCAATGGTCAGCACTCAACTCAAGCAACAACAGTCCACCCTATTTCTCAAACAACAACTTCAGCAGATCCACTTTAATGAACAATCACTTCCTCAAGATATTCATCAGATCGGGAATTTTCTAACAACGCAACACGACCAAAACTGTCAACTATTTCAGCAGTATCTTGAGCGGCGTCAGCAAGGTGGCACACGTGAATATTTTTACTCACCTTCCGCAGCCTATGATTTCTTAATTAAAGTGGCACCTGTCAAGCGTGTCGACGGTTCATGGCTTTACAGCACGACGCAATATGCTGAGCATCCGCATTTACATGATTTGATTTTAATTTATTTAGAAGAATTGGGGCTAGGCTCAGCTCAAGCGAATCATGTGTGTATGTACAATCAATTGCTTGAACAACTTAAATTATCCAAGTTTGTCGATCTGCTCGAAGATGCATATTTTTATCAGCCTGCCATACAGTTGGCATTGGCTTATGCAGGGCAAGACATGTTGCCTGAAATCATTGGCTTTAATTTGGGTTATGAACAATTGCCTTTGCATTTATTGATTAGCAATTATGAATTACGTGAACTTGGCATCGACCCGCAATATTTCAATGTCCACATTACCATCGATAACGCAGAGTCTGGACATGCCTCGAGTGCCTTGGATGCGCTCTATCGTTTAGCGCCTTTTTATCCAGCAGATGAATTTATCGAACGTGTTCGCAAGGGCTATGCACTGAATGATTGTGGCATCAGTTCAACCGAGGTGATTAATAACATTGACCTCAAAGCCCTGACTTTAAAAGTGATGCAGAATAAAGCCTTGGTCGGTCAATCCATTCACAGTGACCGCTGTCAATTTAAAGGAAGAAGCATCAATCAATGGTTATCCCACCCTGATGATGTCGCTGAATTTTTAGATCTTTTAATTGAAAAAAACTGGATCAAACTCAATCAAGATCCGACTGAAAGTCGTTTTTGGAACATGATTCAGAGTGCAGATGGTAAAATGTTTGGCGTGTTTTCCAGTGCAGAACGACAGATCATTTATGATTGGATCTCCAATCCAGCGCAAGACCCTCAATACGCCCCAACAAGCAAAATCAAAACAGCGATTTCAGTTCGTTCGCAGCACAGCAGCCCACCCGATCATTTAAAACATTTCAGTAATCTAAAAGATCAACTCGACATTGATCAACTTAATACGCAACTGAATCAAGCGGACAGTTATTCAGAAAAAGTGAATATATTGCACCCCTATCTTGCGCCGCATATGCATCATCAAACGCTTGGACTCTGGGCAACGCGGAAATATACCCAACTGCTGTTTCCGCAAGAACTGAATACCACCTTTTAA
- a CDS encoding Lnb N-terminal periplasmic domain-containing protein has protein sequence MQSAPKATTATVPQNQAQFYIEKAQQQKLDQDITWQRLMYANAKGQSEVSYSGYFISQDGQNHLKNELSANIQALFATAEPNQSIRCRFPARSGWLIQKLDIKNDELPQVACPELDEWMGQIKPYKATLIYATDFMGNPSSMFGHTLLRLDPKDQKALNLVSYAVNYAATVTSGDDLAFAWKGLTGQYPGEYSLMPYYRKVKEYGDFESRDLWEYELALTPQETQFLVAHIWEMKHVTFPYYFVSDNCAYRLLGLIDLVRPNSNLAEQFKLAAIPIETIKSIQQANLIQDTVYRPALETQLLSQAKQHGNRLAKVAHRVAYAEPTEMSTLLADYSELEQTQILEMAYDDLYLQFIGRHVEEKFAQARLRQLLSLRSQSVIEKQRGVPATPKTDPTRAHHARNVSIQAGEVQGQGFVELGHRQAYHDLIDPQGGFRIGTQLMFWDGAIQYRDDQLKLEHFDFLSVNSYNPITPFKTPLTWGFNIGWRQEALDRDGQFSEDDQHGVFNLKTQFGYSVANQARTHLCYAQIQNQFEAGKALDKGWRVGIGPTVGCQNIWTDHVNSLVQVELPYWEDSHQFQFKLNSQFQYLINNQNALRVGWEYQQQDHRDWNKTSFGYIRYF, from the coding sequence ATGCAATCCGCACCCAAGGCGACAACAGCTACTGTTCCGCAGAATCAAGCGCAGTTCTATATTGAAAAAGCCCAACAACAAAAGTTAGACCAAGACATTACTTGGCAACGCTTAATGTACGCCAATGCCAAAGGTCAAAGTGAGGTCAGTTATTCGGGCTATTTTATAAGCCAAGACGGTCAAAACCATTTAAAAAACGAATTATCGGCCAATATTCAGGCCTTATTTGCAACAGCTGAACCCAATCAATCGATTCGCTGTCGTTTTCCTGCACGTAGTGGATGGCTCATTCAAAAACTCGATATAAAAAATGATGAATTACCACAAGTCGCTTGCCCTGAATTAGATGAGTGGATGGGACAGATTAAGCCCTATAAAGCAACCTTAATTTATGCCACCGATTTTATGGGTAATCCAAGCTCGATGTTTGGGCATACCTTATTGCGTCTTGATCCCAAAGATCAAAAAGCTTTAAATCTGGTGTCCTATGCAGTGAATTATGCTGCCACAGTCACCAGTGGTGATGATTTGGCTTTTGCATGGAAGGGGCTGACTGGACAATATCCGGGTGAATACTCTTTAATGCCGTACTACCGCAAAGTCAAAGAGTATGGGGATTTTGAAAGCCGTGATTTATGGGAATATGAACTGGCATTAACGCCACAAGAAACCCAATTTTTGGTGGCGCATATTTGGGAGATGAAACACGTCACTTTTCCCTATTATTTCGTCAGTGACAATTGTGCGTATCGACTGTTGGGTTTAATTGATTTGGTTCGCCCCAATTCCAATTTGGCTGAACAGTTTAAGCTGGCTGCGATTCCCATCGAAACCATTAAATCGATTCAACAGGCCAACTTAATTCAGGACACCGTGTATCGTCCTGCTTTAGAAACTCAATTGTTGTCGCAAGCCAAACAGCATGGTAATCGTTTGGCCAAAGTGGCACATAGGGTCGCTTATGCAGAACCGACCGAGATGTCGACGCTTTTGGCTGACTATAGTGAGTTGGAGCAAACCCAAATTTTGGAAATGGCCTATGATGATTTGTATCTGCAATTCATTGGGCGACATGTCGAAGAAAAATTTGCGCAAGCTCGTTTACGTCAGTTGCTTAGTTTAAGAAGTCAAAGTGTCATCGAAAAACAACGTGGCGTACCTGCCACCCCAAAAACTGATCCGACACGTGCACACCATGCGCGTAATGTCTCTATTCAAGCCGGAGAGGTGCAAGGGCAAGGTTTTGTTGAGCTTGGCCATCGGCAGGCCTATCACGACCTGATTGATCCACAAGGCGGTTTTCGAATTGGTACCCAATTGATGTTCTGGGATGGTGCAATTCAGTATCGGGATGATCAACTCAAACTCGAACATTTTGATTTTCTTTCAGTCAACTCATATAACCCGATTACACCGTTTAAGACTCCGCTGACTTGGGGATTCAATATTGGTTGGAGGCAAGAGGCTTTAGACCGTGATGGGCAGTTCAGTGAAGATGATCAGCATGGGGTATTTAATCTTAAAACGCAGTTTGGCTATAGCGTTGCCAATCAAGCGCGCACGCACTTATGTTATGCACAAATTCAGAATCAGTTTGAAGCAGGAAAAGCCTTAGACAAAGGCTGGCGTGTAGGCATCGGGCCAACAGTCGGCTGTCAAAATATCTGGACGGATCATGTCAATAGTCTGGTACAAGTTGAACTGCCGTATTGGGAAGATTCACATCAATTCCAATTCAAACTCAACAGCCAATTTCAGTATCTGATTAACAATCAAAATGCATTGAGAGTGGGTTGGGAATATCAACAACAAGATCACCGAGACTGGAATAAAACCAGCTTCGGCTATATTCGCTATTTTTAA
- a CDS encoding L,D-transpeptidase family protein — protein sequence MFVRSILALSLSCIFAGTALAATTSSEQPLSPTKVSQKSVVQDPIDPLAVDSPASSAAASRSDEAKISAQEQKDLNQAASTLQNLEQTEDASADIGSAPASSAVTTSASNAPAVKASWTLDGLNNATWYENMGKGQFPVYARAHVMLNNAHASPGAIDGSSGKNTLKAIASFQQMSGLKATGVLTKETWDALEARQGGKPAFVEYTITEADLKGPYAASIPSDYALQAKMKGLYYTRVSEMLGEKFHMDEAFLKKINPKATFKKAGEKIIVTSIRNELPENIHLIVAHKGAKQLYLFNSQNQMVGSFPATIGSSDTPSPTGTYKVTGVAPNPWYSYSPSNFVQGKNLKPLSLPPGPNAPVGNIWIGLSKKSFGIHGTPNPSAISKTASHGCIRLTNWDANDLGRKVKAGVTVKFLE from the coding sequence ATGTTCGTTCGCTCAATCCTTGCTTTGAGTTTAAGCTGCATTTTCGCTGGCACGGCCTTAGCAGCAACTACTTCTTCTGAACAGCCCCTAAGCCCGACCAAAGTTTCTCAAAAATCTGTGGTTCAAGATCCGATTGATCCTTTAGCGGTAGATAGTCCTGCATCTTCAGCAGCAGCAAGCCGTTCAGATGAAGCCAAAATTTCTGCACAAGAACAAAAAGATCTCAATCAAGCAGCATCTACATTACAAAACTTAGAACAAACTGAAGATGCCAGTGCTGATATCGGCAGTGCACCCGCCTCTTCTGCGGTGACTACATCTGCCTCTAATGCTCCTGCAGTTAAAGCCTCTTGGACTTTAGATGGTCTGAACAATGCCACTTGGTATGAAAACATGGGTAAAGGTCAATTCCCTGTGTATGCACGTGCGCATGTAATGTTGAATAATGCCCATGCGTCACCGGGTGCCATTGATGGCTCAAGTGGTAAAAACACGCTCAAAGCCATCGCTTCATTCCAACAAATGAGTGGTTTAAAAGCGACAGGTGTATTGACCAAAGAAACTTGGGATGCCTTAGAAGCACGTCAAGGTGGTAAACCTGCGTTTGTCGAATATACGATTACTGAAGCGGATCTTAAAGGGCCATATGCAGCGTCTATTCCAAGTGACTATGCGCTACAAGCCAAAATGAAAGGCCTCTATTACACTCGCGTGAGTGAAATGCTGGGTGAAAAATTCCATATGGATGAAGCTTTCTTAAAGAAAATTAATCCAAAGGCAACATTTAAAAAAGCCGGTGAAAAAATTATTGTGACCAGCATTCGAAATGAATTGCCGGAAAACATTCATTTGATCGTGGCACATAAAGGCGCGAAACAGCTGTATTTATTTAACAGCCAAAATCAAATGGTCGGTTCATTCCCTGCGACCATTGGTAGCTCAGATACACCTTCACCGACAGGTACCTATAAAGTCACTGGTGTTGCGCCTAACCCTTGGTACAGCTACTCGCCAAGTAACTTTGTACAAGGTAAAAACTTAAAACCGTTGTCTTTACCACCGGGTCCAAATGCACCTGTAGGTAATATCTGGATTGGTTTAAGCAAAAAATCTTTTGGTATTCACGGTACGCCAAATCCATCTGCGATTTCTAAAACCGCATCACATGGTTGTATCCGTTTAACCAACTGGGATGCCAATGACTTAGGTCGTAAGGTGAAAGCCGGTGTTACCGTCAAATTCTTAGAATAA
- a CDS encoding DUF817 domain-containing protein: MMVLKASFEFIYKAASAALFGILLLIAFAITASMGSQDHFGFFRYDYLLFYALVIQVCLLYLKLESWAEAKVIALFHIMAMVMEIFLTHPQIASWQYPQPAVFKILTVPLFAGFMYSAVGSFFARSLRLYQVSFSKLPSFSNMLILALCAYINFMSKFFIPDVRYLLFLWSVVIFWRTKIRFELQQHQIQLPMLPVLIVLAFIIWVAENISTFYKIWLYPSQVDAWHMVGWGKLGSWYLLLLLSLVLVLKILGHRDSAGHWQLKNH, translated from the coding sequence ATGATGGTGCTGAAAGCAAGTTTTGAGTTTATCTATAAGGCGGCATCGGCTGCCTTATTTGGTATTTTGCTATTAATTGCGTTTGCGATCACCGCATCTATGGGCAGTCAGGACCACTTCGGCTTTTTTAGATATGACTATCTGCTGTTTTATGCGCTGGTGATTCAAGTCTGTCTGCTGTATCTGAAATTAGAGTCTTGGGCTGAAGCCAAAGTTATCGCCTTATTTCATATTATGGCGATGGTGATGGAAATCTTTCTGACTCATCCTCAAATTGCCTCTTGGCAGTACCCGCAACCGGCCGTGTTTAAAATACTGACTGTGCCACTGTTTGCAGGCTTTATGTATTCGGCTGTGGGAAGTTTCTTTGCACGTTCACTGCGTTTATATCAAGTCTCTTTTTCAAAACTACCAAGCTTTTCCAATATGTTGATTTTAGCGCTGTGTGCTTATATCAATTTTATGAGTAAATTCTTTATTCCCGATGTTCGCTATCTCTTGTTTTTGTGGAGTGTCGTGATATTTTGGCGCACTAAAATACGTTTTGAATTGCAACAGCATCAGATTCAATTGCCGATGCTGCCTGTATTGATCGTTTTGGCCTTTATCATTTGGGTTGCGGAAAACATCAGTACCTTTTATAAAATTTGGTTATATCCCTCACAAGTTGATGCGTGGCATATGGTCGGGTGGGGTAAACTCGGTTCGTGGTATTTGTTGCTGCTACTGAGTTTGGTGTTGGTGCTGAAGATCTTAGGGCATAGAGATTCAGCAGGCCATTGGCAACTCAAAAATCATTAA
- the hemE gene encoding uroporphyrinogen decarboxylase, whose amino-acid sequence MTTLKNDRFLRALLREPVDCTPVWMMRQAGRYLPEYRATRATAGDFLSLCKNQDFACEVTLQPLRRYDLDAAILFSDILTVPDALGLGLYFETGEGPKFQKTIRTEQDVANLPKFDAKSDLDYVMKAVSTIRSALGGQVPLIGFSGSPWTLATYMIEGGSSKDFRFTKQMMYAQPEVLHALLDRLADAVIDYLNTQIDAGAQAVQIFDSWGGALAHREYLEFSLKYMQKIVAGLKRENEGRKVPVILFTKGGGQWLEPMIATGADAFGLDWTTPLNVARQTVNGRAALQGNLDPATLYGTPASIEKAVKLMLDDAYANGEKTGYVANLGHGITQWVDPANPKVFIDTVHEYSAKYL is encoded by the coding sequence ATGACGACGCTAAAGAATGATCGTTTTCTACGTGCCTTATTACGTGAACCTGTCGACTGCACGCCCGTATGGATGATGCGTCAAGCAGGTCGTTATTTACCTGAATACCGAGCGACCCGCGCCACGGCAGGCGACTTTCTGTCTTTATGCAAAAACCAAGATTTTGCCTGTGAAGTGACTTTACAACCTTTGCGTCGTTATGATTTGGACGCAGCGATTTTATTTTCCGACATTTTAACCGTGCCTGATGCTTTGGGTTTGGGCTTGTATTTTGAAACCGGTGAAGGTCCAAAATTCCAAAAAACCATTCGTACAGAACAAGATGTTGCCAACTTGCCTAAGTTTGATGCCAAATCTGATCTTGATTATGTCATGAAAGCAGTGAGCACCATCCGTTCAGCGCTGGGTGGTCAAGTGCCTTTAATTGGTTTCTCAGGCAGTCCTTGGACACTGGCGACCTATATGATTGAGGGCGGTTCAAGCAAAGATTTTCGTTTCACCAAGCAAATGATGTACGCACAACCTGAAGTGTTGCATGCCTTACTTGACCGACTTGCAGATGCAGTGATTGATTATCTGAATACGCAAATTGATGCAGGCGCGCAAGCGGTGCAAATCTTTGATAGTTGGGGTGGGGCATTGGCACATCGTGAGTATCTCGAATTTTCATTGAAATACATGCAAAAAATTGTGGCTGGTCTAAAACGTGAAAATGAAGGGCGTAAAGTGCCTGTGATTTTATTCACCAAAGGCGGCGGTCAGTGGTTAGAACCAATGATTGCAACCGGTGCAGATGCGTTTGGCTTGGATTGGACCACACCTTTGAATGTAGCGCGTCAAACCGTTAATGGTCGTGCTGCATTACAGGGTAATTTAGACCCTGCAACCTTATACGGCACACCGGCAAGTATTGAGAAAGCAGTGAAACTGATGCTGGATGATGCTTATGCCAATGGTGAAAAAACCGGTTATGTCGCGAATTTAGGCCATGGCATTACCCAATGGGTCGATCCTGCCAATCCAAAAGTGTTCATCGACACCGTGCATGAATACAGCGCTAAGTATCTATAA
- the greB gene encoding transcription elongation factor GreB has product MKSNLITRSGHDKLVAELQHLWREERPEITKKVNWAASLGDRSENADYQYNKQILRKIDRRVRYLGKRLEELRIIEFSPEQEGKVYFGAWVEIENDDGEVKTLRIVGVDEIYDHHPQHISIDSPMARALLGKQVDDEVEVVTPSGKKSWYVNAIRYEKLENSSN; this is encoded by the coding sequence ATGAAATCGAATCTGATTACCCGTTCTGGGCACGATAAATTGGTCGCAGAACTGCAACACTTATGGCGTGAAGAACGCCCTGAAATTACCAAGAAAGTGAATTGGGCAGCCAGTCTTGGCGATCGGTCGGAAAACGCGGACTACCAATATAACAAACAAATTTTACGTAAGATTGACCGCCGTGTGCGCTACTTGGGTAAGCGTTTAGAAGAACTCAGAATCATCGAGTTTTCACCTGAACAAGAGGGTAAAGTTTATTTCGGTGCTTGGGTCGAGATTGAAAACGATGATGGTGAAGTCAAAACATTACGTATTGTTGGGGTGGATGAAATCTATGATCACCATCCGCAACACATTTCCATTGATTCTCCCATGGCGCGTGCGCTACTGGGCAAACAGGTGGATGATGAGGTCGAGGTGGTCACACCATCAGGTAAAAAAAGCTGGTATGTGAACGCTATTCGCTATGAAAAGCTTGAAAATTCATCGAATTAA
- a CDS encoding transglycosylase SLT domain-containing protein, with the protein MHSSSSSGSRLCLQSFISSHTLKAMVLATAIMPFHSINASKTNQYNSVVNSNTLTVVAVSNPSVVFKDGNFRHGFGYDLVNNYAKSLNVRLDFKTVPSNEAALKMVQQGKANFAVTTASAHLIEAKKLTTFSASCGDFSSLSKNGLNTEINWVFKHADDPLTDTASGFVCQSKQNGAIKQLASFYNRNVVKPSDWNAIQSDLSKRMPIYKASFKKSAQKYNLDWHFLAAIGYQESYLKPDSVSPTGVRGIMMLTDGTARAMGVSNRVDPAQSIQGGAKYFDQMMTRYAHIPVQDRYWYALVAYNMGPGATDQIMSRLRAQGKNPNDWIQMYDYLNRNQARNGRYKQAVQYVTRIRSYLEHIKTTPKLLNI; encoded by the coding sequence ATGCACAGTAGTTCATCTTCTGGTTCGAGGCTTTGCCTTCAATCTTTTATTTCTTCCCACACTTTAAAAGCGATGGTTCTCGCAACAGCAATAATGCCCTTTCATTCCATTAATGCGTCTAAGACCAACCAATATAATTCTGTCGTGAACAGCAACACTTTAACCGTAGTGGCCGTTTCCAATCCATCTGTAGTATTTAAAGATGGCAATTTCAGACATGGTTTTGGCTATGACTTGGTCAACAACTATGCCAAAAGTTTAAATGTACGTTTAGATTTTAAAACCGTACCCAGCAACGAAGCTGCCTTAAAAATGGTACAGCAAGGCAAAGCCAATTTTGCCGTCACCACCGCATCGGCGCATTTGATTGAAGCGAAAAAACTGACGACTTTCTCTGCCAGTTGTGGTGATTTTTCCAGTTTGAGTAAAAATGGTTTAAATACCGAGATCAATTGGGTGTTTAAACATGCCGATGATCCCTTAACGGACACCGCCAGTGGTTTTGTCTGTCAAAGCAAACAAAATGGTGCGATTAAACAATTGGCCTCATTTTATAACCGTAATGTGGTGAAACCGTCGGATTGGAATGCCATTCAAAGCGATTTAAGCAAGCGTATGCCGATCTATAAAGCGAGCTTTAAAAAATCTGCACAGAAATACAATCTCGATTGGCACTTCTTGGCTGCCATTGGTTACCAAGAATCGTATTTAAAGCCTGATTCAGTTTCGCCTACAGGCGTACGTGGCATCATGATGCTCACCGATGGTACCGCACGTGCAATGGGTGTATCCAATCGTGTAGACCCAGCACAAAGCATTCAAGGCGGTGCAAAGTACTTTGACCAAATGATGACCCGTTATGCACATATTCCGGTACAAGACCGGTATTGGTACGCTCTAGTGGCCTACAATATGGGACCGGGAGCGACTGATCAAATCATGAGCCGTTTACGTGCACAAGGCAAAAATCCCAATGATTGGATTCAAATGTATGATTATTTGAATCGTAATCAGGCACGTAATGGTCGCTATAAACAAGCGGTACAATATGTGACTCGAATTCGTTCTTATTTAGAACACATTAAAACCACGCCGAAACTGCTAAATATTTAA
- a CDS encoding pirin family protein — MTTYLHRSEDRGHVQAGWLNTRHSFSFGSWYHPDFMGVGPLRVINDDHIAAHNGFGTHPHDNMEILTCVLSGTISHQDSMGNSGDIKAGEWQLMSAGTGVRHSEMNQYDQDVHLLQIWIQPNVRDAEPTYQQIELNPKQQPNQWHLIAGASDQAPMHLRQNAEVKTAVLDAGHQLEIATQHKINYVHVIEGEVEIAGQIVKSGDALMFDENSTVKANTTAQMIWFDLPA, encoded by the coding sequence ATGACAACTTATTTACATCGCAGTGAAGACCGGGGTCATGTTCAAGCGGGCTGGTTGAACACACGCCATAGTTTTTCATTTGGTAGTTGGTATCATCCTGACTTTATGGGTGTTGGCCCACTGCGTGTGATCAATGATGACCATATCGCTGCGCATAATGGTTTTGGTACCCATCCACATGACAATATGGAAATTTTGACCTGTGTACTCTCAGGCACCATTTCACATCAAGACAGTATGGGCAACTCAGGTGACATTAAAGCCGGTGAATGGCAGCTCATGAGTGCGGGTACCGGTGTACGTCATAGCGAAATGAATCAATATGATCAAGACGTGCATTTATTGCAAATTTGGATTCAACCGAATGTGCGTGATGCCGAACCTACCTATCAACAAATTGAACTTAATCCTAAGCAACAACCAAATCAATGGCATTTGATTGCAGGTGCCAGTGATCAAGCACCAATGCATTTACGTCAAAATGCGGAAGTCAAAACCGCTGTATTGGATGCCGGACATCAGCTTGAAATCGCTACACAGCACAAAATCAATTATGTGCATGTGATTGAAGGTGAAGTGGAGATTGCAGGTCAAATTGTTAAAAGTGGTGATGCTTTGATGTTTGATGAAAATTCAACTGTTAAAGCCAACACAACTGCACAAATGATTTGGTTTGATCTACCTGCTTAA
- a CDS encoding DUF3015 family protein produces MLKKILLAAVLAVGSTAAFADRDAGCGVGSQVWAGQSGKLPKLLAATTNGIFANQLFGITFGTLGCSGTGTVTAQAVTFTNENAETLARDMAVGQGESLNVLAELLNIKSEDKARFFAVSKQNFSEIYSDKNQDSLQVLASLQAVMAKDDVLKAYV; encoded by the coding sequence ATGTTAAAAAAAATCTTATTGGCTGCTGTTTTAGCAGTAGGATCAACTGCTGCGTTCGCTGACCGTGATGCCGGTTGTGGTGTAGGTTCACAAGTTTGGGCAGGTCAATCAGGTAAACTTCCTAAACTATTGGCTGCAACAACCAATGGTATTTTTGCGAACCAATTGTTTGGTATTACCTTTGGTACTTTAGGTTGTAGCGGTACAGGTACTGTGACTGCACAAGCTGTAACGTTTACCAATGAAAATGCAGAAACGTTGGCGCGTGATATGGCGGTCGGTCAAGGCGAAAGCTTGAATGTATTGGCTGAGTTGTTAAACATTAAATCTGAAGATAAAGCACGTTTCTTTGCTGTATCTAAACAAAATTTCTCTGAAATCTATTCAGACAAAAACCAAGACTCTTTACAAGTATTGGCATCTTTACAAGCAGTAATGGCGAAAGACGACGTACTTAAAGCTTACGTTTAA